In Lepus europaeus isolate LE1 chromosome 9, mLepTim1.pri, whole genome shotgun sequence, the following are encoded in one genomic region:
- the LOC133766632 gene encoding developmental pluripotency-associated 5 protein-like yields MGTLPKCKDIPPWLKVPEDLKDPKVLRVQTRLLEAMFGPDGSRIPYIEQVSKAMLKLKALESSDLTEVVVYGYYMYKLRTKWMLQSMAEWHRQR; encoded by the coding sequence ATGGGAACGCTCCCCAAATGCAAGGACATTCCTCCGTGGCTGAAGGTTCCGGAAGACCTGAAAGATCCCAAGGTGCTGCGGGTACAGACGCGGCTGCTGGAAGCCATGTTTGGCCCAGACGGTTCTCGAATCCCTTACATTGAGCAAGTGAGCAAGGCCATGCTCAAGCTGAAGGCTCTGGAATCTTCAGACCTCACCGAAGTGGTGGTTTACGGCTACTACATGTACAAGCTCCGGACCAAGTGGATGCTCCAGTCCATGGCTGAGTGGCACCGCCAGCGGTAG